The region GAGATCCTGGTGGAACATATTCTTGGTCACCAAAAGCAAGATTAAAATTAGGTGATCCATATACAATTGAAGATGTTTTGGTGAAATATCCTAAACTTCGAATTTATATGATGCATGCTGGTGGAGAAGATTGGCCAGAGCATGCTCTTAGGCTCATGGCCTATTATCCACAACTCTATACAGATCTTGCAGTAATGTTATGGGTAGAACCTAATACACAACGCTATATTAAAGAATTTATCAAAAACGCAAAAGAAGCTGGTTATCTAAATCGAGTAATGTTTGGCTCTGATCAAATGAAATTTCCATATGCTATTGAAAAATCAATTAATTTCCTAAAAAGTCTTGATTTCTTGACAGATAAAGAGAAAGAAGATATTTTTTATAATAATGCAGCAATATTTTTAAAATTGAAAGAATAACTGTGCCTAACACCGTATAAAAATAATTGCGGTTTAGTGCTATAAAAAAGGTAGTTGCGTGTTTGCTACATCTGATTTTCCTGCGGAAAATCCTCGCACGCAAACCCGCAACTATTCTTATACATAAACGTTGTGATCAATTAAGAAAAATAAAATAACTTTAACATGAGAAATATTATTACTGTCCTATTTTTATTAATTACAAGTTGCATAGCAGCTCAATCTAAACAGCAGTTTACTAACCTAGGTGACTTCACGACCGAGGATGGATATATCATTAAGGACTGCAAAGTTGGGTATAGAACTCTAGGAAAACTCAATGCTGAGAAGACCAATGCGGTATTATGGCCTACCCATTTTACAGGTACCAGCGAAGGTGCGATTGGATGGCCAAACATCATAATGGATACAACAGGATTATATGTGATTGTTGTGGATGCGCTTACCAATGGCATATCCTCATCTCCATCTAATACACCTGATTTTCCCGATATAACCATTCGGGATATGGTCAACTCCCAGTATAAATTAGTAACTGATCACTTGAATATTAACCATTTGTATGCTGTTGTAGGAATATCCATGGGAGGCATGCAAGCGTTTGAATGGTTAGTTGCCTATCCTGATTTTATGGATAAGGCTATTCCTATAATTGGTAGTCCTAAACAGTCGTCATACGATCTTTTAGTTTGGCAAACTATGGCTGACATTATTACAACTGCACAAAAGAACAAACAAGATTTGGACGTTGCTTTAAAACTGGCTGAAAACATCGAATTTATCAATCTATACACGCCCACTTATGTTGTTAATAAATACCCAGCTGACAGTGTAGATGCTTACATAGGTGAAGGATTTACAATGAAACCCTTAAATGTTCTAGGTGGGTTGAACGCAATGATTTCACTTGACATCTATAAAAGTGCAAGTAGTGATATTGAAAATATTTCGGATGTAATTAAAGCTGATTTACTGGTTATTGTTTCGAAACAAGACCATCTAGTAAATCCGATTTCATCTACCATCTTAGCTGAAAAGTTAGGCGCTAAATTAGTGACTTTGACAGGTGACTGTGGTCATTCAGCAGTTTTTTGTGAAGCTGAAAAAGTAAAGAAAGCTGTTACAGAATTCTTAAAAAAAACTGATCACAACAATGGCTAGCTGTCAATAGCTAGCAGTGGGCTAAACGCTCAAAACCCAACGCGCCGCCAGCTACTGCAGCTAGCCTAGACGTTGTGCACAATACGAAAAAAACCCGCTAATGGAATTAAAAAACCACCGAATAATTATTGCAAGCGATGTTCAGCGTGACGGAATTGGAATAGAAATATATGAAAATGATAAACTGATTATCGAAATATTCAGGAGCGACAGCGAACGGGAGAGAACGATAAGAACCTTCAAACAAAATATACCAATTAATTTTATGGAAGAATATATCGCTATTTTTAAAAAAGAAATACCTTGGGAATTTATCGATGATTAAAGAACCAATTCAGATAGGACGTTGGAAAATAACCAACGACGGAATAAGTACGTCAAAAGAAAATAATGCCCCAGTAGAATTCGAAATATCTAAAATCTAGGATTATGAGAAAAAGGGAGAGCATTACGTATTTGAATTACCTGTTTATCTCTGCTCAATAGCGTATATCTCTAATGTAGATTTACTTGATTTTAATAGTGCCTTTTTGGTTTGCCAAGAATTATTTAGTGAAACAAAACCAAAACAATTACCAAAAATTAGTTGGTCTGAAACTTTGCGTAGACAGTACAAAAGAATCAATGGAAGTTTGGATATAAATTCATTTGATGGCAGAAAACAATATGAGTTTGAAAAAGAATACTTTAACGAATTGAGTTTTGAAGACAAACTTGAGTTAATGAAAATAGATCCAAAAAAAGATTACTTAAAAGATAACGAAGTATTTGGAGACGAAATTAGCCGAAAGAACTGAAAAAGTACTGTGCACAACAACGTATATAGCTCATAGCTTATCAGTTGGTTAATTAAAAGTTTAAGCATATTTGCAAGTCCGCCAAATTTTTTAATTTGGCTTATTGAAAAAATAAAGTAATAATAAAATTAAAAAATTGGCTTGTGCTTAACCGAAAAGTTATCGCTATTTTGCACGCTACGAGCCATATACATCACCGTTGGCAAACGTTAATACAAAGAACTTAGAAAATGAAAAAAATAATCTTTTTGACTTTATTAATCTCAATTTTAATTAGTTGTAACAAGGATGATGACCAAATTATAGTTGATCCAGAATTAACTGTAACAGATGCAGATGGTAATGTATATCAAACCATTACAGTTGGGGGTCAAATTTGGATGCTGGAAAATCTAAAAACAACAAAATACAATGATGGCACACCTATAACACAATACAACATCAATATTCATGGCAATAATTGGGGTGCACTTGGCAGTATGTTTAATAGTGAGGGATTTTATCAATGGGCAGATACGTGGGATTTAAACAACCAATTTGATGAAGATTTGCCATTTGACTATTATGGGGCAATGTATAATCATTTTGCTATTGAATCTGGCAAAATAGCACCAGTAGGTTGGAGAATGCCAACAAGTCAAGATTTCATAGAATTGGAAAATTATCTTACTAATAACGGTCAATCAGGTACAGAAGGAGAAGCCCTTAAAACTGAGGCAGGATGGCTTGATCCTGCTGGAAATGGAACTGACGCAATTGGATTTAAAGGGTTGCCAAATGGTTACATCAATGCTCTTGGTGGACCAACATTAGGCGGTGGAATATGTACTTGGGCAACTAGTGATGTGAGTGTACAAAATGGCACAAGAACTGTGATTAATTTATTTGATACAACGACAATAATTTATGAGAATAATGCAATTCAAATTGGAGCAGGTATAAGATGTATAAAAGAATAACATTTGCTAACAATGTATATAAAAGACAGGTAAAATAGTCCTAAATTACAAAGTATTGGCTCGAATCAAACTTTGTGCTTAACTGAAATTTTCGTGCTTCTTAATCGCCAACTTCTTTTAGCTGCGAAACGTTGGCAAACATATACGAAATGATGAAAATCAGATATACAAAAGAGAGATTAAGAAGTAATTCAAGGATGGGAATCTTCTTTTTAGCAATCGGAATTATTCTCGTTTTGCTCTCTTTTATCACCTCAGAATGGAAAGAAATTTCACTCGCATCTATTGGAATTGGACAAATTGGAGCTGGAATTTTCATGTTTATAATTTATTACTTTGAAAACAGAAAACAATATCTGACTCTAAAAAACGGAGAATTAATAAAAAACAGTCTATTTCCAAAAAAAATAAAACTAGCCGAAATAAAGTCTATAAGGGAATTTGCTGGAGACTTAAAACTGATTACACAAAAAACTGAGTTCATAATTAACACTCAAATCATTGAACCGAATTCTCTAATGGAATTGAAAACTGAATTGAAAAATTATAATCTGAAATAAAAATACGATTTACCAACAACGTATATAATTTAATGCTGGCTTCCTGACTACTTACGAAAATCCTCGTGGATTTTCTATCTGTGTTTTATTTGCTAAATTAGTTACTTGAACCTCGCAACTAACCATACACAACCGTTAGTAGCAAGCATAACTAAATCTGAACAATGATTTAAACATCTTAAAATTAACATTAAACAATTAAATTATGAAAGTATATCTGAGTTTGTTTTTTGCACTCACATTGACTTTTATCTTGTTTGAGAAAAATGATGATTCCAATAAAAATAAGTTATCTATCTTGACTTCATTAAAGGATAAAAATATATTATCTTATAACGAGAGTCTTAATAAATGGACGGAGTTAAAAATAGTCAATGGAAATTCATATATATATAAAACAACTTTTCTATCATGGGCTGGTTTTGGAAGCACAACTAAATTAAAAATTATAGACGGTAAGGTAAAAGCAAGGGTTTATAAGGAGTTTAGAGCTGATGAGCAAACAGGTGAGCGAATCATAACAGATTCTTATGATGAGAATGAGTATGTATTAGGTAGTCATGAGAAAGGAGCATCACCATTGACAATAGATAAACTATATAGTTCTTGTGCAAGTGATTATTTAGTGGTTGATAAAGAAAAAAACACATTATACTTTGAAACTGAAATTAATGGAATAATGACGCTATGTGGATTTGTCCCAAATGGATGTGCTGATGATTGTTATCAAGGTATTTCTATAGACTCATTTGAATGGGTTAATTAATATATTTATCAAATAGAATAAAGCCAGCCGCCAACACCGTGTATAATTAATTGCTTGGTCACTGCCGACTTACGAACATTCCTGTGGAATATTCTATCTTTGATTTATTTGCTAAATTAGTTGCTTATCCACGCAACTAACCATACACAATCACGTTAGCTACCATTAAAACCAAATCGTGTTAGTCAAGCAGGGATTTGTGTTAATGAAACTGAATTGATGTTTCTAGCTTTGTAAAAAGCAAATATATGAGCGAGCAGGTAATTCATTCTAAATCAATCAATGATCTTCTATCAGGAATGGGATTGGAAAAGCCAACTCACCCGTTAATCACAATCATTGACACAAAAAGACTGTCCTACGGTGAAGATACGGTTGGAATGCGCTTCTCTTCAGATCTGTATTGCATTGCCTTAAAAGACTCAAGTTGTGGTATTGATTATGGACGAAACCACTATGATTTTGATGAGGGCGTATTGATGTTTACAGCTCCTGAACAAATAATAACCGTTAACAAGCCACAGAAACTAAATCAAGTAAAAGGTTGGATGCTCTATTTTCATCCTGATTTGATTAGAAAAACGGCTCTTGGTGAAAAAATGGATTCCTATAACTTTTTCAATTATGAAGTTTATGAAGCCCTGCACCTTTCTCAACAAGAGCAAAATACACTTACCCAAATTGTAGAACTCATTAAGAGTGAAATAAAAGAACGAATTGACAATCACAGTCAACAAGTTTTAGTTTCCAATATTGAATTGTTACTGAACTATAGTGTTCGTTTCTATGAGAGACAATTCAACACACGTTCTGCCAGTAATCTTGATATTGTATCCAAGGTTGAAGTCCTGCTAAAAGATTATTACAAGAACAATGAGTTAATTGATAAAGGCCCACCTACCATTCATTATCTAGCTGATAAATGTAATCTCTCCCCTAGTTATTTAAGTGATTTACTCGCCAAAGAAACAGGACGTTCTGCTAAAGACCACATTAATGACTTTTTAGTCGAAAAAGCTAAAAACCTGTTACTAAGCTCGACAGATTCAATTAGTGGCATTGCCTACACGCTTGGTTTCAATTACCCTCATTATTTCGGGAGGCTGTTCAAACAAAAAACGGGTAAAACACCACAAGAATACAGGCAGTTAAACTAAAACAAAAAAGGAAGAAAAACAGCTTCCTTTTTTGTTTCTGCGATTTGTGTTTAACCTTCCTCTTTTAGTGTTAAAAGAACACTCATAACTGTAGGATATTTGTTTCATCAAAACATTAAAATTAAAAAAGATGAAACATAAAATTTTAGTTACAGGGGCAAGTGGAGCTTTTGGCAGTTTAACTTGTATTCAATTAGCAGAAAATGGGCATCAAGTTGTAGGAACAATGCGTTCTATACAAGGGAAGAATGCAGAAATCGCCAATGAACTAAAATCAAAAGGAGTTCAATTGGTGGAAATGGATGTTACCAATGAAGAAAGTGTTAATGAAGGAGTAAAATCAGCCATTGATAGAATGGAAGGGATTGATACTGT is a window of Nonlabens sp. MB-3u-79 DNA encoding:
- a CDS encoding alpha/beta hydrolase, encoding MRNIITVLFLLITSCIAAQSKQQFTNLGDFTTEDGYIIKDCKVGYRTLGKLNAEKTNAVLWPTHFTGTSEGAIGWPNIIMDTTGLYVIVVDALTNGISSSPSNTPDFPDITIRDMVNSQYKLVTDHLNINHLYAVVGISMGGMQAFEWLVAYPDFMDKAIPIIGSPKQSSYDLLVWQTMADIITTAQKNKQDLDVALKLAENIEFINLYTPTYVVNKYPADSVDAYIGEGFTMKPLNVLGGLNAMISLDIYKSASSDIENISDVIKADLLVIVSKQDHLVNPISSTILAEKLGAKLVTLTGDCGHSAVFCEAEKVKKAVTEFLKKTDHNNG
- a CDS encoding FISUMP domain-containing protein; the protein is MKKIIFLTLLISILISCNKDDDQIIVDPELTVTDADGNVYQTITVGGQIWMLENLKTTKYNDGTPITQYNINIHGNNWGALGSMFNSEGFYQWADTWDLNNQFDEDLPFDYYGAMYNHFAIESGKIAPVGWRMPTSQDFIELENYLTNNGQSGTEGEALKTEAGWLDPAGNGTDAIGFKGLPNGYINALGGPTLGGGICTWATSDVSVQNGTRTVINLFDTTTIIYENNAIQIGAGIRCIKE
- a CDS encoding helix-turn-helix domain-containing protein, with the protein product MSEQVIHSKSINDLLSGMGLEKPTHPLITIIDTKRLSYGEDTVGMRFSSDLYCIALKDSSCGIDYGRNHYDFDEGVLMFTAPEQIITVNKPQKLNQVKGWMLYFHPDLIRKTALGEKMDSYNFFNYEVYEALHLSQQEQNTLTQIVELIKSEIKERIDNHSQQVLVSNIELLLNYSVRFYERQFNTRSASNLDIVSKVEVLLKDYYKNNELIDKGPPTIHYLADKCNLSPSYLSDLLAKETGRSAKDHINDFLVEKAKNLLLSSTDSISGIAYTLGFNYPHYFGRLFKQKTGKTPQEYRQLN